The window CAGGTAGTTTGCAGCGGGTGCAGGAGTCTTCTCATGTACCCGAGTGGTGCCACCAATGTGTGTTGCGCCTTATGCAATTCCGTCACCACCATCCCTCCTCAAGGTTATTTCTGGATTTCTAATTTAGTATCCAATTCTGTTGTTGGTGcctgtgtgtgtgtttgggttgaggaaatggCTAAGATAACTGAACAACCTAATCATGAactaatttgtaaattataattgaCCCTAGATTTTCATTATATACGATAATGcttcattttaaattgtaattgaCCCTAGATTTTCATTATATACGATAATGCTTCTCTTTGTTTGTTACTAATTGTGGTATTGAATCTCATTTTTGTCCAAGTatataaatggaaaatgaatttAGCTATTGAGGATGTTACAGCTAGAATGTCTAGTAAACCCCAGTGTTGCCTTGATATTGGATCGTTAGTGGAGTACATATTACGGAGAATATGGTTTGTCTTAGATTGTATAAACCATACATTCAGCAAGAGAGGGTATGCAATGCCATATATGTGGCATACAGCTGCAACGAATAGCCTTTAGTTCAAAATTATCTAGTTACCAAGATTTTATCATCTTGTGATACATGGAGTATGTGCTTCTTTTATCTTGCCTTGAAACCTGGCCAGGTCTTCTTTTGCcttccaatttttatttatctcgTCTCTAGTTAGCTCTGAAATAACAAAAGTTATGTAGaatatttcaacttttttgtTCATTTGGTTTAAAATTGACGTCGTCTTATTGGAGCTCCTCTTTCCTTATTATTGGAAAGAACCTTATTTGAGTATTTAACCATTAGTTATGCAGTGTTGGATGTGGTCTCCACTATTTCAAGTGTAAAAGATAgatgcaaataaaaatgacaacatCTAAACAATTATATTGCAATAATGATGTTTTCTTTACCACAAGTGTAAAGTTAGatgcaaaaaaaatgagaacATCTATACAATTATTGGAATGATGATGTTTTCTTTACCACTTTGGTTGACGTTACTCGAAGGCATGGCAATGATCAAGATGGAATTGCTGTTGCCTTTGCTGGTTCTTATGTAACAAAAATACTCATCATGCATTTTTGAATCTTCAACAAAATATCTGATCTGGCTGCTACTCTTTTTTTGTCGGATTGGcttttgttgatttgaagTGTCTTATTGGCCTGTTCCTTTTCAAATGAACTTAAGTTACACTTTcagtttgattttgtttagGACTTCATAAAAGACTGAGTTTCATATTGGTGCTTCTATATGAGACTTCAGTCCCTTGCTAcgaacattttatttttctaaaccATATGTTTGATGCCAGATCATTATAAGAGCAGTCTATGATCCAATTTCTAGTTTGTGTATCCATATTCGTTTTAGGAAACACAATGATTTCGTTTTAGGAAACACAATGATTCTTAGTCAATTTCAGTATGTGGTTACTATAATACTATTCTGGTGATTCGATGATGGTTTCATGATCCCTGTTGTAGCAAAAAACTATGATGCTTGGTCGTGATGAACTTTACAATGTTGTATATTCAAATTTGGATATTGTTTGGGATATTGCTACTCATCTACCTCATACTCAGGAATTGAAATGGCCCAACTGATATGTGGAGGCTGCCGTACGTTATTGATGTATACTCGGGGTGCTACCAGTGTGAGATGTTCTTGCTGCCACACAGTAAACCTAGCACCAGGTAAaacaaatatgttaaaatgaTAGTTGTCAGGTTTGTAGGTCAGTATCTTTGAGGTACTTGCTATGAGAAAGTTATTGTTTTTGAATGCATTcagattttttatatacttgcTGATCCAGAGGTTATAGATTATTTAGTACagtaaataactaaatatgatatttttcttctctctttcaaCCCAGTTACCCATTATCAGGAAACCACAAACACCcccaacaacaaaaaaaagcgTATGATGTATCTCGGTAGCATATCTTTTCTATGTCTTTTCATTTACTTATATCCTAGTTAGAGTATATGTATGGCCTTGGAATTGTATCCTTGGGTATTCATCAGGAGTGTGTGTTTTTAGCGTGTATATACTGCTAAAATTACATTGCTTTCAAAGTTTCAAACAAACCTGGGGTCCCATAAGCAGGAAAGAATATAATGGAGAACATTGTCAGAATGCATTATTTAACATTTCAGTAACAGCAGTACATGATAATGTTACAATTGTAACATTACAAGTCTAATTTCACATCTTCTTGATCCTTGAATAtgcattttcatatatatatttgtttggGTTTTAACTGTCTTTTGGTTAGCACCTAATATGGCTCACATCAACTGTGGAAACTGTCATACAACACTCATGTATCCTTATGGTGCTCCATCTATCAAATGTGCTGTTTGTCAATATATCACGAATGTCAATGTAAGTATACTGGGAGGGTTataacttatatatttatcgAAAGTCACCTCTTCTATTATTATCCTTGTTCTAGTTAACACAGAACCACCCAATGCAGCTATTCATTCTTTAAGCATTCATTGGGGGTCTTATCGATAGACCACTTAGTGTCAGTCCTTTGTTGTGCTATTATCTCATTGATTCATGCTGGCAGATGGGAAATGCTAGGGTCCCACTTCCCATGCATAGGCCAGTTGGACCTGCCTCTCCAGCACCGATGCCTTCTGGTTCAGCGGTTAGTCCTGATTTTTGATCATGTCTTCCTAGAACCTGAGTGGTTAGGCATGCTTAACTAGTGAAAATTAACTAcgatagtatttttttaacgTTGATTTCCTTTCCGTATTATCTTAGTTTTTCTAATTATGGTTCAACACAGCCATTACCCAATCCCCAGAGCCAAACTGTTGTTGTGGAAAATCCTATGTCCGTTGACAAGAGCGGGAAACTGGTACATCCATCGTTTggcttttgtttttattgtgtttaaCTCTTGGATCCAAAACCACTATTctgagaataaagtaaaatgtgcAGGTAAGCAATGTTGTTGTTGGCGTAACAACGGACAAAAAGTGAGGCTGCAATAAACCTTGGCTGGACCACAGAACTGTCTCACTAACCAGAGAGTGCTTTCACATTGTTGGCATTTTGGGTAATGTTGAGGAGTGTGCATATTTGGCGGGATTGTATGTTAATGGCGTTGCTGCTTCGCTGTTGGGCGCCTCTGTACTATTAATATAACATATGTGCAGATATAGTGTGTATGTAGACAGCAATCTGTTTCATCTTTTGTGTGGATATACCGTGGAAGTCCATGGGGGAGATCAAAAggattaatttttcattatcaTATTTGAGTATATATTAAGTATGGTCCAAAGATAAACaacattttttcttgttttgatctTTCTCTTTCCTCTAAGTCACAGCGTGTGTCGTTGTTTTTTCATGCTAATGATTTGAACAGATGGTTGTCAGATGATATAGCCAAGGCACCAAATGCAACAGGCTGCTTGAGAGCGACTTTTCTCATCTAATCTCTCTTCCATGGGATTTGATGTCTCCAACACTGTATTTTACTCTAATTGTAAAGAATGATTTGTTTACTAATTTTTCATGTGCGTGTGTGCATCGAAGTTCCAAGTTGCAATAAAATTGTCGCTGAGTGTGTTGACAGATGTATTAAAAAACAAGATTTTGAGCCCAAGGTATATGATGATACCAGTGCATTGTGGTCTGTTTGATTACATACCAGAATTTAGTGTGTagaatattgatatttatagtACTGGTAGAAAAGAGTGACAGGGTACCTAACTAATAATGTGAAATGGATAATGTTTGTGTGCATGGAAATGCAATACATGGGAGATATGAATGTGTATGAAAAACAGAGTATTAAATGGGTAAAGAAGGAAGAGGAGATTGTACAGCTGGGTGTTGGGACTGTGAAATCCAGGCCAACCACCTCTTTAcaaccttctctctctcctccttcCCCTTCCCTCCATTATTGCCCCTGTACCTACTCATCCCTGTTATTTCCGACACGCTTCTCCCATTTATTACGGCGCTGCCACTCTCCTTTTCCAGCAGCATCTCCGATTTCAGGTACAGCGACTCTGCAGCTTGCACGTCGCTCCACCGCCGCAGCCTCTCTGCCTCCTCCTCCCCCTCCCCGCTGCCGGATATTATGATCCGGTGCTCTAGCCGATGCCGGTCTCCCTGCACCGGCAGCTGCCCGTCTTTCCTGCCCTTCCCGCCGGAATTACCAGTTTTTTTCCGGCGGGAATTCCAGCTGTCGAGGGAGCCCCGCCCCCGGAGGAGATCATTGTCGGCGGCGGCGCCCCTCTCTCCCGCGGAGGAATGCCGCCCCGAGACCCTGGGGGGCGGGGTGGGGGCGCTGGTGCGCGGCGTGGGCAGAGGGGTGTGCAGCAGGACGTCCTCCGGGTCGACGCGGTAGCGACATAGAGGGCACGTGGAGTGGGCGTCGAGCCAGGTGTCGACGCACTCGACGTGGAAGGCGTGCTTGCACTTGGGGAGGAGGCGCAGGACCTCCTCCGCCTCGAACTTGTTCAGGCACACGGCGCATTCGAGGCCGTCCTTGTGGCCGCGCAGCGACGAGAAGCGGAACATGGGGAGGGACTCGATGACCTTCCTATTGATCCCGGAATCCCTCGTCGATGCCGGGGAGGCATTGGCGTAGCTGCTCCCTTTGCAATGCTTCACATACAGAAGTAGCAAGAATGTAATTGAGAAAATAGTGGTGAGTATTCCCAGAGCCGCCGCGATCCCCGGCTTCAACGCAGCCGTCCTCGGCATAGGCAGGGGCGGGGGAGAGTTCCCATCGGCGGTGGTGAGGAAGGCATGATtcgagagaatgaagagaatgagaaaagtgATTGGCATGTTAGTTGGTTGAGCAACAGAGCAGAGCAGAGAAGAGGAGATTCTAGTACCAAAAtacaaacaacaaaaagacAAAGGCGTCTAGGCAGAATGGATCTAGTAGGGGGTGGGTTTTTGTCATGGATCACCTTCTTTCATGTGTATTTGATTAGAGATGAAAATAGAGATGAAGAGGTGGTGTGAATGAGTGTGTGAGGGATTAATAGAAGGTGTATGGAATAAGTATAGTAGGCTAACATGTGAGACAGGGTTGGAATTGGTCTTTCCCATGTTTAGTAGTTTTCTTGGCACTGTTATGGTGGGATATTCTAGGTGTATCGACTACCAGGTATGCAAACTAGGCTCTACTTGTTTGTTactcattatttttcaattactGTTTTTTCCTCAAAATGggtattctaatttttattgtgttcCTTTCAGTAAGTTTTATTactatcataaaatattactccatattttactCTTATCATTCCAATACTAATGACGGTTCAAaagttcttttcttttttttgctatcttgggagtatttttctttattaacttGAGACATTCAATGAAAGAGGGAACTTGGAACAACTGAGTATGAAGTTTGCATCGAGAAAACGAATGTAATATAATAAACTTGTGTCAAGATAAATGTAGgttttaataatagtatatttgtaattttatgttaatCGCAAAATATCtcattgaatttattttattgtgaaagaatgactttcctttttaattgaAGTAAAAGACTTGAATACAAGGGTTGTTCAATTGGAAATACAAGGGTAATCAAACTGAAAATAGATAGCGGaacatgaaaattaagaaacatGCACTCGAAACCATTCCTATAGTTATAGTCGTAGGTAATCTATCGTGAATGGTTGCTAATGTCGCTGATCACTTCCTATCTTAGATGACTGATGAAATTGAGTGTCATTTACCACTTAATTGGGCTATAAGTTATATGCTACTTTGACTTGTCaatatgtatagatttttcGTGATCTAAAGTAATCCTAACATTTTGGGAAACGataactagtactccctccgtccggataattcgtctcagttttccatttcgatccgtcccacataatttgtcccatttcacttttaccatttttggtagtggacctcatattccactaactcattcctactcacattttattataaaactaatatataagggtaggacccacattacactaacttttttaatccacgtttcattacaattcttaaaatccgtgtccggtcaaagtgacccgaattatctgggacggagggagtataatattaggAAACGATAACTAGTATGcgaaaattattgttatttaataaattgtgtcTCGGTGCCGGATATGGTGTTGGCTCCAAGAGATGTTATGCACAAGATTTTATCGTAGTATTTATTctagtaaaataaatagtgacATCAGAGCACTAGAATTCTTAGTtaagaaatttattatattgagCAAGTAGCAAGCTTGGTTAATTAATGGgcatataatatcataaacatgggaataaattagattaaaaaGTAGTATGGATTTCAGTAATCTAGATATGAATGGTAATATTGATCACCATATTAACACttatcaatattttcttatgGACTCTAATTATATTGagctaatttttaattaagctAAAAATTGTTAAGATGGAAGTACACTTGAATCTCATTAGATCCCtaatattctataaatggGGAATAAGAGTTAAGACTCCGTGTGTACTACAAAGGTACGTGTACTGAGAGCATGAAAATGTCGCATCATATTTCGTCAAGGTGCACTGCCTTAGATTCGAGACTTTCAAACTCAGTGCGCTCCTCTTAGTGAAGAATGAGTTCATTGTCCATTTTTAACAAGATCTCATAGTGGAAATTTGAATACTCTGTTTTCATGCATaaatatttctttcattttaatcgtagtgattttttatttcgatacaccattaatttaagtttaattacatcaaattttattttgattatttacttttcttttacttaaactatgtaatttttaaaatatcatttttttactttaatttatatgataaaaatatttaaaattaaatatcaatagtAAATGATGAGAATATGGATACCATATGTATGATATGATTTGTGATGTTAAATTGTTGTTGTGCAACAATCAAGAGATGTGAtgtatcaaaatcaaataatcttGAATTCAAACTAATAAAGGAGATTGGAAAAATTTTGGGGGGCGGAGAATAAATCACGTTTGGCATTTCTCATAAGTGGGCCAAACTTTGAATCTAGCAATTGGTCACTTCACTATTACATCTTCTTATTGATGTGTGTGTTACAATTAAGATCCAAATTTACAAGGGGTGCATCTACATTATGTGAATgaattgatataaatatttgaaataaattctTGTTATGCAAAAAACATTTGACCCCATACCTGAccaatacaataaaaaatcattcccttttaaatataaaatgccTTGAGTAATACATGTGACTGCTACAACgatgcaaaacaaaaaaaaggtaaattcaaactccacatcattctaaaatattttataattggcATCAAAACGACGTATTGCTTTAATGTAGACTTACTTTAATTTGTCATGTTAGTATCCAACTACTATCACGCCatagattaatatatttttaaaatattaattttaaattttaaattaattaaacaaaattaaaatcaatattaacaataaacaatattagtaataattttagttatatgaaaataaaaaatctatacaaatcaacattgaaacataataaatttaaaacaaattacataatataatgtttaaattatggaataggaatataaaaatctatcacaataaagaattaaacacaatggataattactcatcatttttaaaacttctttatacactatattaactttaaaattaaaataaatctcatcattataaactaaaaccttcaattcttcacaatTCGTCACTCTTCAACATAACTCATAGGTAAAAGAACTCGTTTGTCATTTTTAAAGCCGCCCGCCTcacctaaaactacaataaaataaagaacaaaatcaatttgcaatgcacaaaatcaacaatcaatatgtattaaaacgaTAATCTACAGGGCAAAGCATAAGATGAGACCCATAAAAGTATACAGTCGAACAATTCACACCACATGGATCCAatgaaagaacaaaaaatatttttatttgaaatattgtaTTATCTACTCcaagtaataataatgtgatatacattattattacatCAGCACACCAGAGGaacagaaagaaaaacaattagTAGGTAAGAAAGTTAATATAAGAGAAAACTAAACCTTAATAACTTCTGGTCGGAGCCCTTTGTCCGCAGAGCTGTAGTAGCCGTTTCTTCTTGTGGCCAAGGTGGAAAATAAccaactctttcttttttttttttgtgaagagAGATTGGTTAGTAATAATGGTAATGGTGAAATTAGAGGTGGAAGGTTTGTATGCATTATCTCCCTATTTTGCATCCACGTTCTATTTCCACCTACGTAACTAGAGGTCACCAAACCGAATCGGCCCAGAACCGTCACCGGCGGTTCTGAACCGTGAACCGGAACCGCGGtgacggttcggaaccggataAGGTTCGGCGGTTCCAATGGGTCGGTTCAGGTTCTCAAGAAATGaagaaccgtaaccggcggttTGCCGGTTCCggcagattttttttttttttcaattgtttcaactttaaaatatacaaatacaattatataattgtatttgtatatactctAATCGGTGAAGAAGAATTCTCTATAAGACTAAATCTGAGAGACTTTTGACAATTCTACCATTATTGTTGATGGTTAAATTAACTCAACAATTAAGGTTGAATTGCTAAAAGTATCCTCAATTTAGTTATCTAGAAACATCTCCTTCGCCGactaagagtatatatatatactatctatttacatttataatttattgttttttactttaagtttttttatttaaattgttatacaAGATAACAAGCATGTATTATGTTATGTATTAAGTCTTTTGactcttttgtaatttcaattttcaacatttgtatttgtaatatcgACATCTCgttcaaatttgtataattgtatcaataaaattccaattgtCCAACTCCAATGTCGACTTCTACTCTatttgtcaattgtcattctcgttttatttatttattcgattGTAAAAGACTACAACTGCAAggtgtaattttaattagtactataaatgaataaatttaaaaataaaataaaaaaaaaagaacttgAACCGGCGGTCCAAACTGGAACCGGCCCGGAACCGTCTGGAAACCGCCGGTCTTGAACCGGCGTTGAACCGTGTCTGAACCGGTTCAAGAACTGGAACCGCCTGAACCTAggcgggccggttcaggttcgGTATTTTTTCGAACCTGAACCACCGGTTCTGAACcgggaac is drawn from Salvia hispanica cultivar TCC Black 2014 chromosome 6, UniMelb_Shisp_WGS_1.0, whole genome shotgun sequence and contains these coding sequences:
- the LOC125196249 gene encoding protein LSD1-like isoform X1, which produces MQSQVVCSGCRSLLMYPSGATNVCCALCNSVTTIPPQGIEMAQLICGGCRTLLMYTRGATSVRCSCCHTVNLAPVTHYQETTNTPNNKKKRMMYLAPNMAHINCGNCHTTLMYPYGAPSIKCAVCQYITNVNMGNARVPLPMHRPVGPASPAPMPSGSAPLPNPQSQTVVVENPMSVDKSGKLVSNVVVGVTTDKK
- the LOC125196249 gene encoding protein LSD1-like isoform X2, which codes for MQSQVVCSGCRSLLMYPSGATNVCCALCNSVTTIPPQGIEMAQLICGGCRTLLMYTRGATSVRCSCCHTVNLAPAPNMAHINCGNCHTTLMYPYGAPSIKCAVCQYITNVNMGNARVPLPMHRPVGPASPAPMPSGSAPLPNPQSQTVVVENPMSVDKSGKLVSNVVVGVTTDKK
- the LOC125196248 gene encoding RING-H2 finger protein ATL43 produces the protein MPITFLILFILSNHAFLTTADGNSPPPLPMPRTAALKPGIAAALGILTTIFSITFLLLLYVKHCKGSSYANASPASTRDSGINRKVIESLPMFRFSSLRGHKDGLECAVCLNKFEAEEVLRLLPKCKHAFHVECVDTWLDAHSTCPLCRYRVDPEDVLLHTPLPTPRTSAPTPPPRVSGRHSSAGERGAAADNDLLRGRGSLDSWNSRRKKTGNSGGKGRKDGQLPVQGDRHRLEHRIIISGSGEGEEEAERLRRWSDVQAAESLYLKSEMLLEKESGSAVINGRSVSEITGMSRYRGNNGGKGKEEREKVVKRWLAWISQSQHPAVQSPLPSLPI